From Vogesella sp. XCS3, the proteins below share one genomic window:
- a CDS encoding glycine zipper family protein — translation MNAVLPMLWPVALLAACAVTVPPPARVPTVSVMPGKRQSFETFLLDEQRCRRHAASQGGHVAGGSVLANSVVAGVLTGAAAGALLGGHRQAAANGAAAGLLAGVVSGQQASQDDEARQQYQYNLAYQQCMVAKGHIAETASSAAWRSGHAPPWYVVPAPAPPPAQGWVVVPVIPGRPLPGPH, via the coding sequence ATGAACGCCGTTTTACCTATGCTCTGGCCGGTAGCGCTGCTGGCTGCCTGCGCTGTCACGGTACCGCCACCGGCACGGGTACCTACGGTAAGCGTGATGCCGGGCAAGCGCCAAAGCTTTGAGACATTCTTGCTGGATGAGCAACGCTGCCGGCGCCACGCAGCCAGCCAAGGTGGCCATGTGGCGGGTGGGTCTGTGCTGGCCAATAGCGTGGTCGCTGGCGTACTGACCGGGGCGGCCGCGGGCGCCTTGTTAGGCGGCCACCGGCAAGCTGCGGCCAACGGTGCGGCGGCCGGCTTGCTGGCTGGGGTGGTATCCGGCCAGCAGGCTAGCCAGGACGACGAGGCGCGACAGCAGTACCAGTACAACCTGGCATACCAGCAGTGCATGGTGGCCAAAGGCCATATCGCAGAAACCGCCTCGTCGGCGGCCTGGCGCAGTGGCCATGCCCCGCCGTGGTATGTCGTGCCCGCCCCAGCCCCGCCGCCCGCGCAGGGCTGGGTGGTGGTGCCGGTGATTCCGGGCCGCCCGCTACCCGGGCCGCATTAG
- a CDS encoding methyl-accepting chemotaxis protein produces MKIVSKLIVAFVCSAVVVVLVGLAGVIKLNQADQRFDAFTGNILPSVELLAKTQNQTWAARNEVWKHLAQPDAAGKQAAEQAISKRLDEVEKSLQAYEPMVVDAEEKRLLEQSRQRLAEYRAGLVDTLAMSRNGDQAGAVQRALQGRGNALVAAMDEHVLYNRKLAQNLQQANSEAAHSALTQLLVVLAVVLLAMAAGGTQLCRAISQGLRRMQQAMTEISRDLDFTRRVAVPQQDEIGVTATAFNALLDKLQHSLQDMKRGIVEVSSTAQQLQQASGSVADSSAQQSNASAHMAAAVEQMTVSLSHVADRAREAHSLSAEGADQASLGQQAIGQVVADIEVIASTVSDTAHEIGQLAERSQSIESVVNVIRDVAEQTNLLALNAAIEAARAGESGRGFAVVADEVRKLAERTAASTQEIGKIITAIQQVTGNVVSRMEQAVGQVERGQQGVGSAQQNIAQLLAGAHASARVVQEISEAIREQSMATNSIAQQVETVAQSAEANSSAAGQAANIATGLQRVAAGMQQEVSAYRV; encoded by the coding sequence ATGAAGATTGTTTCAAAACTGATCGTGGCTTTTGTCTGTAGTGCAGTGGTAGTGGTGCTGGTGGGCTTGGCAGGTGTGATCAAGCTGAATCAGGCTGACCAGCGTTTCGATGCGTTTACCGGCAACATTCTGCCCAGCGTAGAACTGCTGGCCAAAACACAGAACCAGACCTGGGCTGCCCGTAACGAAGTATGGAAGCACCTGGCACAGCCAGACGCCGCGGGCAAGCAGGCCGCCGAGCAAGCTATCAGCAAGCGGCTGGATGAAGTGGAAAAATCGCTGCAGGCTTACGAGCCCATGGTGGTGGATGCCGAAGAAAAGCGCCTGCTGGAGCAATCCAGACAACGCCTGGCCGAGTATCGTGCCGGGCTGGTTGATACGCTGGCGATGTCGCGTAATGGCGACCAGGCTGGTGCGGTGCAACGCGCGCTGCAAGGCCGTGGCAATGCGCTGGTAGCGGCCATGGACGAGCACGTGCTGTATAACCGCAAACTGGCCCAGAACCTGCAGCAGGCCAATAGCGAGGCGGCACATAGCGCGCTGACCCAGCTGCTGGTGGTGCTGGCAGTGGTTCTGCTGGCAATGGCAGCTGGTGGCACGCAGCTGTGCCGCGCCATTTCGCAAGGCTTGCGCCGCATGCAGCAAGCGATGACCGAGATCAGTCGCGACCTGGACTTTACCCGCCGTGTTGCGGTGCCGCAGCAGGACGAAATCGGCGTGACGGCTACCGCCTTCAATGCCCTGCTGGACAAGCTGCAGCACAGCTTGCAAGACATGAAGCGCGGCATTGTCGAGGTGTCGTCCACCGCACAGCAGCTGCAGCAGGCGTCTGGCAGTGTGGCAGACAGCTCGGCACAGCAAAGCAATGCCTCTGCCCATATGGCGGCGGCGGTCGAGCAGATGACCGTAAGCCTGAGCCACGTGGCAGACCGTGCGCGCGAGGCGCATAGCCTGTCAGCCGAGGGTGCAGATCAGGCAAGCCTGGGGCAACAGGCGATCGGGCAGGTGGTGGCGGACATCGAGGTGATTGCCAGCACGGTGTCGGATACCGCGCACGAGATCGGCCAGCTGGCTGAGCGTAGCCAGAGCATCGAGTCGGTGGTGAATGTGATTCGTGATGTGGCCGAGCAGACCAATCTGCTGGCGCTGAACGCTGCCATCGAAGCGGCGCGCGCCGGCGAAAGCGGCCGCGGCTTTGCCGTGGTGGCCGACGAGGTGCGCAAGCTGGCCGAACGTACCGCCGCCTCCACACAGGAAATCGGCAAGATCATCACCGCCATCCAGCAGGTGACGGGCAATGTGGTCAGCCGCATGGAACAAGCGGTAGGCCAGGTAGAGCGCGGCCAGCAGGGGGTCGGCTCGGCGCAGCAGAATATCGCCCAGCTACTGGCCGGGGCACATGCCAGCGCCCGCGTGGTGCAAGAGATTTCCGAGGCGATCCGCGAACAAAGCATGGCCACCAACAGCATTGCGCAGCAGGTAGAAACCGTGGCGCAAAGTGCCGAGGCCAACAGCAGTGCGGCAGGTCAGGCGGCCAACATTGCCACCGGCCTGCAGCGTGTGGCGGCCGGCATGCAGCAGGAAGTGAGTGCTTACCGCGTGTAA
- a CDS encoding FKBP-type peptidyl-prolyl cis-trans isomerase, with the protein MSDSVIIEDIIVGEGKAAERGALITAHYTGWLEDGTEFDSSQRKGQPFECILSNKRVIQGWIQGLAGMRVGGKRKLWVPAALAYGERQVGDMIPPNSNLLFEIQLLSVLTRDD; encoded by the coding sequence ATGAGCGACAGCGTAATAATCGAAGACATCATCGTGGGCGAGGGCAAGGCCGCCGAGCGCGGCGCGCTGATCACCGCGCACTACACCGGCTGGCTGGAAGACGGCACCGAGTTCGACAGCTCGCAGCGCAAGGGCCAGCCCTTCGAATGCATCCTCAGCAACAAGCGCGTGATCCAGGGCTGGATCCAGGGCCTGGCCGGCATGCGCGTGGGTGGCAAGCGCAAACTGTGGGTGCCGGCAGCGCTGGCTTACGGCGAGCGCCAGGTGGGCGACATGATCCCGCCCAACAGCAACCTGCTGTTCGAGATCCAACTGCTGAGCGTGCTGACGCGCGACGACTAA
- a CDS encoding DUF3291 domain-containing protein — MSAYQLAQLNIATLLAPLDSPQLHDFAANLERINALGEASPGFVWRLQDEAGDATAFRPFGDDVIVNMSVWENIDTLADFAYRSEHVDFFRRRREWFARMDTPAQVLWWVPHGHRPTLAEAADRLAQLAQHGPGPGAFTFARRFDAPAG; from the coding sequence ATGTCCGCTTACCAGCTCGCCCAGCTCAATATCGCCACCTTGCTGGCGCCACTCGATTCGCCGCAGCTGCACGACTTTGCGGCCAACCTTGAGCGCATCAACGCGCTGGGCGAAGCCTCGCCCGGCTTTGTGTGGCGGCTGCAAGACGAGGCGGGCGACGCCACCGCCTTTCGCCCCTTTGGCGACGACGTCATCGTGAATATGTCGGTGTGGGAAAACATCGATACGCTGGCCGACTTTGCCTACCGCAGCGAGCACGTGGACTTCTTCCGCCGCCGCCGCGAATGGTTTGCCCGCATGGATACCCCCGCCCAGGTGCTATGGTGGGTGCCGCACGGCCACCGCCCCACGCTGGCAGAGGCTGCCGACCGTCTGGCGCAGCTGGCGCAACACGGCCCCGGCCCTGGCGCGTTTACCTTTGCCCGCCGTTTTGACGCCCCCGCCGGCTAA
- a CDS encoding GNAT family acetyltransferase, with translation MQIRPFTEADTGAVIALWQACGLTRPWNDPLRDIQRKLTVQRELFLVGEADGQLVASAMAGYDGHRGWVNYLAVQPGAQGLGYGRAMMAHIEAALLARGCPKLNLQVRSSNTAVLAFYRQLGYAQDEAVSLGKRLIADGPQP, from the coding sequence ATGCAGATACGCCCGTTTACCGAAGCCGATACCGGCGCCGTGATTGCGCTGTGGCAGGCCTGTGGCCTGACACGGCCGTGGAACGACCCGCTGCGCGACATCCAGCGCAAGCTCACCGTGCAGCGCGAGCTGTTTCTGGTGGGCGAGGCAGACGGCCAGCTGGTAGCCAGCGCCATGGCCGGCTACGACGGCCACCGTGGCTGGGTGAACTACCTGGCAGTACAGCCCGGCGCGCAGGGCCTGGGCTACGGCCGCGCCATGATGGCGCATATCGAAGCGGCGCTGCTGGCGCGTGGCTGCCCCAAACTCAACCTGCAGGTTCGTAGCAGCAACACGGCGGTATTGGCCTTTTACCGCCAGCTGGGCTACGCGCAGGACGAGGCGGTGAGCCTGGGCAAACGGCTGATTGCCGACGGCCCCCAGCCCTAG
- a CDS encoding Fur family transcriptional regulator encodes MTLHHDIARKLADAGIPLTSQRLLIACELFAEHCHLSADELLLRVGSLTPDISRATVYNTLKLFSQKGLVQELVVENGKRVYDSNTAPHPHCYNADTGELTDVHQQLQLAGPLPELPPGTALERVDIIVRVRNVA; translated from the coding sequence ATGACCCTGCACCACGATATTGCCCGCAAGCTGGCCGACGCCGGCATTCCGCTCACCAGCCAGCGCTTGCTGATTGCCTGCGAGCTGTTTGCCGAGCACTGCCACCTGAGCGCCGACGAGCTGCTGCTGCGTGTGGGCAGCCTCACGCCGGACATCTCGCGCGCCACGGTGTACAACACGCTGAAACTGTTCAGCCAGAAAGGACTGGTGCAGGAGCTGGTGGTGGAAAACGGCAAGCGCGTGTACGACTCCAACACCGCGCCGCACCCGCACTGCTACAACGCCGATACCGGCGAGCTGACCGACGTGCACCAGCAGCTGCAACTGGCCGGCCCCTTGCCCGAGCTGCCGCCTGGTACGGCGCTGGAGCGGGTGGACATTATCGTGCGGGTGCGCAACGTGGCTTGA
- a CDS encoding Lrp/AsnC family transcriptional regulator — protein sequence MQLDTLDWRILTALQDNGRLSNQDLAERVALSPSACLRRVRALEDAGLIAGYHARLDAVRLGFELNAIVHVTLDHSQQGWHETFQAEVMAFDEVSAAHVVTGSCNYILQIRAANLAAFSDFMVNRLNKLPGMRDMCSYIIMKTLKDHGGRLPLR from the coding sequence ATGCAACTGGATACTCTGGATTGGCGCATTCTGACTGCGCTGCAGGACAACGGCCGCCTCAGCAACCAGGACCTGGCCGAGCGCGTGGCGCTGTCGCCATCGGCCTGCCTGCGCCGTGTGCGCGCGCTGGAAGACGCCGGCCTGATTGCCGGCTACCACGCCCGGCTGGACGCGGTGCGCCTGGGCTTCGAGCTCAATGCCATCGTGCACGTTACGCTGGACCACAGCCAGCAGGGTTGGCATGAAACCTTCCAGGCCGAGGTGATGGCGTTTGACGAAGTGAGCGCCGCCCACGTGGTCACCGGCAGCTGCAACTACATACTGCAGATACGTGCGGCCAACCTGGCGGCGTTTTCCGACTTTATGGTGAACCGCCTCAACAAGCTGCCCGGCATGCGCGACATGTGTTCCTACATCATCATGAAAACGCTGAAAGACCACGGCGGCAGGCTGCCGCTGCGCTAG
- a CDS encoding AraC family transcriptional regulator translates to MSAASTIRYWQTPLLPGVELCRARHLDFSYGRHVHLDYHIGLVQHGGQRFIHKGSSHALVAGTLSTVNPDEVHDGLSLLPEGYEVRVFSLPPAQLAALLPQADGRFFATPLLARPDLYAGFARLHAWLEQPAIDPLLIEEETLRLLATLFSLPGQPHSLSTPQLQHLRDYLMAQLDARHTLEDLAAQLGLTRFAFLRQFKQRTGITPYAWLKRLRLEQGKKLLASGLPVSEVALAVGFFDQSHFHHGFRQAYGLTPAQFRLQMAGP, encoded by the coding sequence ATGAGCGCCGCCTCCACCATCCGCTACTGGCAAACCCCGCTGTTACCCGGCGTGGAGCTGTGCCGTGCGCGCCATCTGGATTTCAGCTACGGCCGCCACGTGCACCTGGACTACCACATCGGCCTGGTGCAGCACGGCGGCCAGCGCTTTATCCACAAGGGTAGCAGCCACGCGCTGGTGGCCGGCACGCTGTCCACGGTAAACCCGGACGAGGTACACGACGGCCTGAGCCTGCTGCCGGAAGGCTACGAGGTGCGCGTGTTCTCGCTGCCACCGGCACAGTTGGCCGCATTGTTGCCGCAGGCCGATGGCCGTTTCTTTGCCACGCCCTTGCTGGCGCGGCCCGACCTGTACGCCGGCTTTGCCCGCCTGCACGCGTGGCTGGAACAGCCGGCCATCGACCCGCTACTGATAGAAGAAGAAACGCTGCGCCTGCTGGCCACGCTGTTCAGCCTGCCGGGCCAGCCGCACAGCCTGTCCACGCCGCAGCTGCAACACCTGCGCGACTACCTGATGGCGCAGCTGGACGCCCGCCACACGCTGGAAGACCTCGCCGCCCAGCTGGGGCTGACGCGCTTTGCCTTCCTGCGCCAGTTCAAGCAGCGCACCGGCATCACCCCCTACGCCTGGCTCAAGCGCCTGCGGCTGGAGCAGGGCAAGAAGCTGCTGGCCAGCGGCCTGCCGGTCAGCGAGGTGGCACTGGCGGTGGGCTTTTTCGACCAGAGCCATTTTCACCACGGTTTTCGCCAGGCTTACGGCCTGACCCCGGCGCAGTTCCGCCTGCAGATGGCGGGCCCCTAA
- the kynU gene encoding kynureninase, which translates to MITRAHCQAADALDTLAGFRQHFALPPGVIYLDGNSLGARPHSALQRSQQVVAQEWGDGLIRSWNDAGWFDLPARLGDKLGQLIGAAPGETVVTDTTSLNLFKALAAALRIQQQDRPTRRVIVSERDNFPTDLYMIEGLMDLLQQGYSLRLVDEQLPLDVALDADVAVLLLSHVNYRTGAMYDMAAVSTRARANGTLTLWDLAHAAGAVPVDLNANGADFAVGCTYKYLNGGPGSPAFIWVAPAHQDRFWQPLSGWWGHQQPFAMQPAYQAASGIRRFLCGTQPISAMAMVECGLDIALQADMRDIRAKSLALGDLFITLVAQQCGQHPLTLITPREHAARGSHVSFCHPHGYEIMQALIARGVIGDYREPAVLRFGLTPLYLSHTDIWDAVAILQDILDSESWRQPQYQQRTAVT; encoded by the coding sequence ATGATTACCCGAGCACACTGCCAGGCAGCCGACGCCCTGGATACGCTGGCCGGTTTTCGCCAGCATTTCGCCCTGCCACCGGGCGTGATCTACCTGGATGGCAACTCTCTGGGCGCCCGCCCGCACAGTGCCCTGCAGCGCAGCCAGCAGGTGGTGGCACAAGAATGGGGCGACGGCCTGATACGCAGCTGGAACGACGCCGGCTGGTTTGACCTGCCAGCCCGCCTGGGCGACAAGCTGGGCCAGCTGATCGGCGCGGCGCCGGGCGAAACCGTGGTCACCGACACCACCTCGCTGAACCTGTTCAAGGCACTGGCCGCCGCGCTGCGCATCCAGCAGCAAGACCGCCCCACGCGGCGTGTGATCGTGTCCGAACGCGACAATTTCCCCACCGACCTGTACATGATCGAAGGGCTGATGGACTTGCTGCAGCAGGGCTACAGCCTGCGCCTGGTAGACGAGCAGCTGCCGCTGGATGTCGCGCTGGATGCTGACGTGGCCGTGCTGCTGCTATCGCACGTGAACTACCGCACCGGCGCCATGTACGATATGGCCGCTGTAAGCACCCGCGCCCGCGCCAACGGCACGCTGACGCTGTGGGACCTGGCGCACGCCGCCGGGGCGGTGCCGGTAGACCTGAACGCCAACGGTGCCGACTTCGCCGTAGGCTGCACCTACAAATACCTGAACGGCGGCCCCGGCTCGCCGGCTTTTATCTGGGTAGCGCCAGCGCATCAGGACCGTTTCTGGCAGCCGCTGTCGGGCTGGTGGGGCCACCAGCAGCCGTTTGCCATGCAGCCGGCGTACCAAGCGGCCAGCGGCATTCGCCGCTTCCTGTGCGGCACCCAGCCGATCAGCGCCATGGCCATGGTGGAGTGCGGGCTGGACATCGCGCTACAGGCCGATATGCGCGATATCCGCGCCAAATCGCTGGCGCTGGGCGACCTGTTCATCACCCTGGTGGCGCAGCAGTGTGGCCAGCACCCGCTCACGCTGATTACCCCGCGCGAGCACGCGGCGCGCGGCAGCCACGTCAGCTTCTGCCACCCGCACGGCTACGAGATCATGCAGGCGCTGATTGCCCGCGGCGTCATCGGCGACTACCGCGAGCCGGCGGTACTGCGCTTCGGCCTGACGCCGCTGTACCTGAGCCACACCGATATCTGGGACGCGGTCGCCATTCTGCAAGACATCCTGGACAGCGAAAGCTGGCGCCAGCCGCAATACCAGCAACGTACCGCCGTGACCTGA
- a CDS encoding VOC family protein, whose amino-acid sequence MPQPARAGALIYARHLPQLAAFYQQLLGMQLLHGDAEHQVLSNADFQLIVHAMPPHIAANVHIDTPPQPRSEQAIKLFFTVPSLADAAQLIAAQGGALYRERYQGPGFTVCNGHDPEGNIFHLRENHAAQASQEPIYN is encoded by the coding sequence ATGCCACAACCCGCCCGCGCCGGCGCGCTGATCTACGCCCGCCATCTGCCACAGTTGGCCGCCTTCTACCAGCAGCTGCTGGGCATGCAGCTACTGCACGGCGATGCCGAACACCAGGTGCTGAGCAACGCCGACTTCCAGCTGATCGTGCACGCCATGCCGCCACATATTGCGGCCAACGTGCACATCGACACCCCGCCGCAACCGCGTAGCGAACAAGCCATCAAGCTGTTCTTTACCGTACCCAGCCTGGCCGACGCCGCCCAGTTGATAGCGGCGCAGGGCGGGGCGCTGTACCGCGAACGCTACCAGGGGCCGGGCTTTACCGTGTGCAACGGCCACGACCCGGAAGGCAATATCTTCCACCTGCGCGAAAACCACGCCGCGCAAGCCAGCCAGGAGCCGATATACAACTAA
- a CDS encoding cupin domain-containing protein, whose translation MDPRTTSNTDGACEPFAADSVPWESYQQGSRFGVRYQQLGNFGGAQHVGVCREELAPGKQACPLHYHMQEEEHLLILDGELTLQLGEQRYRMQSGDYVCFPAGQQVGHALYNHSDAPCRYLIIGERNPHEVVVYPESGRVGVRSLGQGFDSKATLAYWDGQAGSDDTAS comes from the coding sequence ATGGATCCCCGTACTACAAGCAACACCGACGGCGCCTGTGAACCGTTTGCCGCCGACAGCGTACCCTGGGAAAGTTATCAACAGGGCAGCCGCTTCGGCGTGCGTTATCAACAGCTGGGCAACTTTGGCGGCGCGCAGCACGTGGGCGTCTGCCGCGAAGAGCTGGCGCCGGGCAAGCAAGCCTGCCCGCTGCACTACCACATGCAGGAAGAAGAACACCTGCTGATCCTGGACGGCGAGCTCACCCTGCAGCTGGGCGAACAGCGCTACCGCATGCAAAGCGGCGACTACGTGTGCTTTCCCGCCGGCCAGCAGGTAGGCCACGCGCTGTACAACCACAGCGACGCGCCTTGCCGTTACCTGATCATTGGCGAGCGCAACCCGCACGAGGTGGTGGTGTACCCGGAAAGCGGCCGCGTTGGCGTGCGCAGCCTGGGGCAGGGCTTCGACAGCAAGGCCACCCTGGCCTACTGGGACGGCCAGGCCGGCAGCGACGACACCGCCAGCTGA
- a CDS encoding DHCW motif cupin fold protein, giving the protein MQRPRPGRQYLPPARKPRRASQPGADIQLNDIPFGTTDWAAIPRTEHPGDSGTAWWRTCQFGTIRVRMVEYSPGYLADHWCQKGHILLCLSGELHTELADGRRFVLTPGTSYQVADHAEPHRSSTPVGATLFIVD; this is encoded by the coding sequence GTGCAACGGCCACGACCCGGAAGGCAATATCTTCCACCTGCGCGAAAACCACGCCGCGCAAGCCAGCCAGGAGCCGATATACAACTAAACGATATCCCTTTTGGCACAACAGACTGGGCCGCCATCCCGCGTACCGAACACCCCGGCGACAGCGGCACCGCGTGGTGGCGCACCTGCCAGTTCGGCACCATCCGCGTACGCATGGTGGAATACAGCCCCGGCTACCTTGCCGACCACTGGTGCCAAAAGGGCCACATCCTGCTGTGCCTCAGCGGCGAGCTGCATACCGAGCTGGCCGACGGCCGCCGCTTCGTGCTGACGCCAGGCACCAGCTACCAGGTGGCCGACCACGCCGAGCCACACCGCTCGTCCACCCCGGTGGGCGCCACGCTGTTTATTGTCGATTAG
- a CDS encoding LysE family transporter, translating into MPAELFFTLGALHLVMLASPGPDFALMLRTCHDRTLALGAALGIALAILLHSLLSLTGISLLVASAPWLFNAIKLAGALYLGWLAWGALQAVRAGAGSARHGGQRSQGSLAQGVRMGLATNLLNPKALVYFMGLLAAMVAPQVGLASRALLAAELCLLSLLWFGALALCLSTGRAQAVLARSQRAVNMVTALLFGLVSAAILLELAGGLPGLA; encoded by the coding sequence ATGCCTGCCGAACTGTTTTTTACCCTGGGTGCGCTGCACCTGGTGATGCTGGCCAGCCCCGGCCCCGACTTTGCGCTGATGCTGCGCACCTGCCACGACCGCACCCTGGCGCTGGGTGCCGCGCTGGGCATTGCGCTGGCGATCTTGCTGCATAGCTTGCTCAGCCTTACCGGCATTAGCCTGCTGGTGGCCAGTGCGCCCTGGCTGTTCAACGCCATCAAGCTGGCGGGCGCGCTATACCTGGGCTGGCTAGCCTGGGGGGCACTGCAGGCCGTACGCGCCGGGGCAGGTAGCGCCCGGCATGGCGGCCAACGTAGCCAGGGCAGCCTGGCGCAGGGGGTGCGCATGGGGCTGGCCACCAATCTGCTAAACCCGAAAGCCCTGGTGTATTTCATGGGTTTGCTGGCCGCCATGGTGGCACCCCAGGTAGGCCTGGCCAGCCGCGCGCTGCTGGCAGCCGAGCTATGCCTGCTGTCGCTGCTGTGGTTTGGCGCGCTGGCGCTGTGCTTGTCCACCGGCCGGGCGCAGGCTGTGCTGGCACGCAGCCAGCGCGCCGTGAACATGGTAACGGCGCTGCTGTTTGGCCTGGTGAGTGCAGCCATCCTGCTGGAGCTGGCAGGTGGCCTGCCGGGGCTGGCGTAA
- a CDS encoding cytochrome-c peroxidase, translating to MKKIVLAISACFALGGGIALVQAAAPANEPIQPIKAAKVKNPAMAELGKKLYFDVRLSRSGFISCNSCHNLSMGGTDNLKTSIGHNWQKGPINSPTVLNSSLNLAQFWDGRAKDLKEQAGGPIANPGEMAFTHELAVDVLASIPQYVTEFKQVFGDGKVNIDRVTQSIAAFEDTLVTPDSRFDQWLKGNKKALSAQELRGYQTFKTAGCVACHNGPAVGGNSFQKMGLVKPYITTNTAEGRVAVTGKDADRMNFKVPTLRNVALTYPYFHDGEAATLHQAVDTMGKLQLGREFSKQELDDVVSFLHTLTGKQPDFKLPILPPSSDKTPAPKPFN from the coding sequence ATGAAAAAGATCGTACTGGCCATCAGTGCCTGTTTCGCCCTGGGTGGGGGTATTGCCCTGGTTCAGGCTGCTGCACCGGCCAATGAGCCTATCCAGCCCATCAAGGCGGCAAAGGTGAAAAACCCGGCCATGGCCGAGCTGGGCAAGAAACTGTACTTTGATGTGCGGCTGTCGCGCTCGGGTTTCATTTCCTGTAACTCCTGCCACAACCTGTCCATGGGTGGCACCGACAACCTGAAAACGTCCATCGGCCATAACTGGCAAAAAGGCCCGATCAACTCGCCCACGGTGCTGAACTCCAGCCTTAACTTGGCGCAGTTCTGGGATGGCCGCGCCAAAGACCTGAAAGAACAGGCGGGTGGCCCCATTGCCAACCCTGGCGAGATGGCGTTTACCCACGAGCTGGCGGTAGACGTACTGGCGTCGATTCCGCAATACGTTACCGAGTTCAAGCAGGTATTTGGCGATGGCAAGGTCAATATCGACCGCGTAACGCAGTCCATTGCCGCCTTTGAAGACACGCTGGTTACGCCCGACTCGCGCTTTGACCAATGGCTGAAGGGCAACAAGAAGGCGCTGAGCGCGCAAGAGCTGCGCGGCTACCAGACCTTCAAGACTGCTGGCTGTGTGGCCTGCCACAACGGCCCGGCGGTGGGCGGCAACTCGTTCCAGAAAATGGGCCTGGTCAAACCCTACATCACCACCAATACCGCCGAGGGCCGGGTAGCGGTAACCGGTAAAGACGCCGACCGCATGAATTTCAAGGTGCCCACGCTGCGTAACGTGGCGCTGACCTATCCGTACTTCCACGATGGCGAGGCCGCCACGCTGCACCAGGCGGTGGATACCATGGGCAAGCTGCAGCTGGGCCGCGAGTTCAGCAAACAGGAGCTGGACGATGTGGTGTCCTTCCTGCATACGCTGACCGGCAAGCAGCCCGACTTCAAGCTGCCTATCCTGCCGCCATCCAGCGACAAAACCCCGGCACCTAAGCCGTTCAACTAA
- a CDS encoding nuclear transport factor 2 family protein, giving the protein MSRTHDLITRHWALANARDWPAFASTLHPGIEYRVPQTRELIRGIDAFVAFYATYPGDWTVTITRLIADGDSAVTSTAFHVEQHTLTGIAFFTLKDGLIWRINDWWPEDYSPPPRLVAVERY; this is encoded by the coding sequence ATGAGTCGCACCCACGACCTGATCACCCGCCACTGGGCGCTGGCCAATGCCCGCGACTGGCCGGCGTTTGCCAGCACGCTGCACCCCGGCATCGAATACCGCGTGCCGCAAACGCGCGAGCTGATTCGCGGCATCGACGCCTTTGTGGCCTTTTACGCCACCTACCCGGGCGACTGGACGGTCACCATCACCCGGCTGATCGCCGACGGCGACAGCGCCGTCACCAGCACCGCGTTCCACGTGGAACAACACACGCTGACCGGCATCGCCTTCTTCACGCTGAAAGACGGCCTGATCTGGCGTATCAACGACTGGTGGCCGGAAGACTACAGCCCGCCGCCACGGCTGGTGGCGGTAGAGCGCTACTAA